In a genomic window of Streptomyces sp. SJL17-4:
- the hutU gene encoding urocanate hydratase, with amino-acid sequence MSGPRPVRAPRGTELSALGWQQEAALRMLQNNLDPEVAEHPDKLVVYGGTGKAARDWRSFDAMVRTLRTLKQDETMLVQSGRPVGVMQTHEWAPRVLIANSNLVGDWANWEEFRRLEQLGLTMYGQMTAGSWIYIGTQGILQGTYETFAAVAAKKFNGTLAGTITLTAGLGGMGGAQPLAVTMNDGVAICIDVDPRAIERRIEHRYLDVKADNLAHALQLATEARDARRPLSIGLLGNAAELLPQMLAEGAPIDIVTDQTSAHDPLAYLPVGVAFDDMADAAAKDPAGFTVRARESMAKHVEAMVGFMDAGAEVFDYGNSIRGEAQLAGYDRAFAFPGFVPAYIRPLFCEGKGPFRWAALSGEASDIHKTDKAILDLFPENESLHRWIKMAGERVHFQGLPARICWLGQGERDKAGDMFNDMVGNGTLAAPLAIGRDHLDCGSVASPYRETEAMLDGSDAIADWPLLNAMVNVASGASWVSLHHGGGVGMGRSIHAGQVSVADGTKLAGEKIRRVLTNDPGMGVIRHVDAGYDIAERVADERGVRIPMREGDDASGASGAAEASA; translated from the coding sequence ATGTCAGGACCCCGCCCCGTACGGGCCCCGCGCGGTACGGAACTGAGCGCCCTGGGATGGCAGCAGGAGGCCGCCCTCCGGATGCTCCAGAACAACCTCGACCCCGAGGTCGCCGAGCACCCCGACAAGCTCGTCGTCTACGGCGGCACCGGCAAGGCCGCCCGCGACTGGCGCTCCTTCGACGCCATGGTCCGCACGCTCCGGACGCTGAAGCAGGACGAGACGATGCTCGTCCAGTCCGGCCGCCCCGTCGGCGTCATGCAGACCCACGAGTGGGCCCCGCGCGTCCTCATCGCCAACTCCAACCTGGTCGGCGACTGGGCCAACTGGGAGGAGTTCCGGCGCCTGGAGCAGCTCGGCCTCACCATGTACGGCCAGATGACCGCCGGTTCCTGGATCTACATCGGCACCCAGGGCATCCTCCAGGGCACGTACGAGACCTTCGCCGCCGTCGCCGCCAAGAAGTTCAACGGCACTTTGGCCGGGACGATCACCCTCACCGCGGGACTCGGCGGCATGGGCGGCGCCCAGCCCCTCGCCGTGACGATGAACGACGGCGTCGCGATCTGCATCGACGTCGACCCGCGCGCCATCGAGCGCCGCATCGAGCACCGCTACCTGGACGTGAAGGCCGACAACCTCGCCCACGCGCTCCAGTTGGCCACCGAGGCCCGCGACGCCCGCCGCCCGCTCTCCATCGGCCTCCTCGGCAACGCCGCCGAGCTGCTCCCGCAGATGCTCGCCGAGGGCGCCCCGATCGACATCGTGACGGACCAGACCTCCGCCCACGACCCGCTCGCGTACCTCCCGGTCGGCGTCGCCTTCGACGACATGGCCGACGCGGCCGCCAAGGACCCGGCCGGGTTCACGGTGCGGGCCCGCGAGTCGATGGCGAAGCACGTCGAGGCCATGGTCGGCTTCATGGACGCGGGCGCCGAGGTCTTCGACTACGGCAACTCGATCCGCGGCGAGGCCCAGCTGGCCGGCTACGACCGCGCGTTCGCCTTCCCCGGCTTCGTCCCGGCGTACATCCGTCCGCTGTTCTGCGAGGGCAAGGGCCCGTTCCGCTGGGCGGCCCTGTCCGGCGAGGCTTCGGACATCCACAAGACGGACAAGGCGATCCTCGACCTCTTCCCGGAGAACGAATCGCTCCACCGCTGGATCAAGATGGCCGGCGAGCGCGTCCACTTCCAGGGCCTGCCCGCCCGTATCTGCTGGCTCGGCCAGGGCGAGCGCGACAAGGCCGGCGACATGTTCAACGACATGGTCGGCAACGGCACCCTCGCCGCGCCCCTCGCGATCGGCCGCGACCACCTCGACTGCGGCTCGGTGGCCTCCCCGTACCGTGAGACCGAGGCCATGCTCGACGGCTCCGACGCCATCGCCGACTGGCCGCTCCTCAACGCCATGGTGAACGTCGCCTCCGGCGCGTCCTGGGTCTCCCTCCACCACGGCGGCGGCGTCGGCATGGGCCGCTCCATCCACGCCGGTCAGGTCTCGGTCGCCGACGGCACCAAGCTCGCGGGCGAGAAGATCCGCCGCGTCCTGACGAACGACCCCGGCATGGGCGTCATCCGCCACGTCGACGCGGGCTACGACATCGCGGAGCGGGTCGCCGACGAGCGCGGCGTCCGCATCCCGATGCGCGAGGGCGACGACGCGTCCGGCGCGTCCGGCGCGGCCGAGGCCTCCGCGTGA
- a CDS encoding allantoate amidohydrolase — protein sequence MWRSLRPIGRSAASGGYRRYAWTEADADCRLWFRMQAEARRMDVETDRNGNQWAWLGDPTAGDAVVTGSHLDSVPDGGAFDGPLGVVSAFAALDELRSRGVSFKRPLAITNFGDEEGARFGLACVGSRLTAGRLTKEQAYELRDASGISLPQAMEAAGHDPAAIGPDPERLARIGAFVELHVEQGRALDLSGDAVGIASSIWPHGRWRYDFAGEANHAGTTRLVDRRDPMLTYAETVLAARREAELAGAVATFGKIAVEPNGVNAIPSLVRGWLDARAADQDSLDTVVAGVETAARDYARRHGIDLTVVQESFTPIVDFSHALRDELSRILGASGKVPVLGTGAGHDAGILSESIPTAMLFVRNPTGVSHSPAEFAAEDDCAAGVLALADVLEELACR from the coding sequence ATGTGGCGGTCGCTGCGGCCCATCGGCCGCAGCGCCGCCTCCGGCGGATACCGGCGCTACGCCTGGACCGAGGCCGACGCCGACTGCCGCCTCTGGTTCCGGATGCAGGCCGAGGCCCGCCGCATGGACGTCGAGACCGACCGCAACGGCAACCAGTGGGCCTGGCTCGGCGACCCCACGGCCGGGGACGCCGTCGTCACCGGCTCCCACCTGGACTCCGTCCCGGACGGCGGCGCCTTCGACGGCCCCCTCGGCGTCGTCTCCGCCTTCGCCGCCCTCGACGAACTCCGCTCGCGCGGCGTCTCGTTCAAGCGCCCGCTCGCCATCACCAACTTCGGCGACGAGGAGGGCGCCCGCTTCGGCCTCGCCTGCGTCGGCTCCCGCCTCACCGCCGGCCGGCTGACGAAGGAGCAGGCGTACGAGCTCCGCGACGCCTCCGGCATCAGCCTCCCCCAGGCCATGGAAGCGGCCGGACACGACCCCGCGGCCATCGGCCCGGACCCCGAACGGCTCGCCCGTATCGGCGCGTTCGTCGAACTCCACGTCGAGCAGGGCCGCGCCCTGGACCTGTCCGGGGACGCCGTCGGCATCGCCTCCTCCATCTGGCCGCACGGCCGCTGGCGGTACGACTTCGCGGGCGAGGCCAACCACGCGGGCACCACCCGCCTGGTCGACCGCCGCGACCCGATGCTCACCTACGCGGAGACGGTCCTCGCCGCCCGCCGCGAGGCGGAGCTGGCGGGCGCCGTCGCCACCTTCGGCAAGATCGCGGTCGAGCCGAACGGCGTCAACGCCATCCCCTCCCTGGTCCGCGGCTGGCTCGACGCCCGCGCCGCCGACCAGGACTCGCTCGACACGGTCGTGGCGGGCGTCGAGACGGCGGCCCGCGACTACGCCCGGCGGCACGGCATCGACCTCACGGTCGTCCAGGAGTCCTTCACCCCGATCGTGGACTTCTCGCACGCCCTGCGCGACGAGCTGTCCCGGATCCTGGGTGCGTCCGGAAAGGTCCCGGTCCTCGGCACCGGCGCCGGACACGACGCGGGAATCCTCTCCGAATCGATTCCGACCGCCATGCTGTTCGTACGGAACCCCACCGGCGTCTCGCACTCCCCGGCCGAGTTCGCGGCCGAGGACGACTGCGCGGCCGGGGTCCTCGCACTCGCCGACGTACTGGAGGAGCTGGCGTGCCGCTGA
- a CDS encoding formimidoylglutamate deiminase, whose amino-acid sequence MPLTTYWLEHAWLDTNVEPGVALDVSADGRIAAVRTGVDAPPPGAVVLRGLTIPGLANAHSHAFHRALRGTVQVGSGTFWTWREVMYGVAQRLTPDSYFALARAVYAEMALAGITAVGEFHYLHHAPGGTAYADPNAMGEALIAAAGEAGIRITLLDTAYLSSGFGAAPDRHQLRFSDGTAEAWAERVSALKERDGVRIGAAIHSVRAVPADQLATVARWAQDRQAPLHVHLSEQTAENDACLAAHGRTPTQLLADHGVLGARTTGVHNTHMTDADIALIGSSSTGTCMCPTTERDLADGIGPAVALQQAGSPLSLGSDSHAVIDLLEEARAMELNERLRTRTRGHWTAAALLRAATADGHAALGRPDAGTLETGALADFTTIALDSVRTAGPVPRLAAETAVFAASAADVRHTVVGGRHVVRDGVHGSVPDAAQALADSIAALRG is encoded by the coding sequence GTGCCGCTGACGACGTACTGGCTGGAACACGCCTGGCTCGACACCAACGTCGAGCCGGGCGTGGCCCTGGACGTGTCCGCCGACGGCCGGATCGCGGCCGTACGCACCGGGGTCGACGCCCCGCCCCCGGGCGCGGTGGTGCTCCGCGGCCTGACGATCCCGGGCCTGGCCAACGCCCACTCGCACGCCTTCCACCGCGCCCTGCGCGGCACGGTCCAGGTCGGCTCCGGCACCTTCTGGACCTGGCGCGAGGTCATGTACGGCGTGGCCCAGCGCCTCACCCCCGACAGCTACTTCGCCCTGGCCCGCGCCGTGTACGCGGAGATGGCGCTGGCGGGCATCACGGCCGTCGGCGAGTTCCACTACCTCCACCACGCGCCCGGCGGCACCGCGTACGCCGACCCCAACGCCATGGGCGAGGCCCTGATCGCGGCGGCGGGGGAGGCGGGCATCCGCATCACCCTCCTCGACACGGCGTACCTCTCCTCCGGCTTCGGCGCCGCCCCCGACCGGCACCAGCTCCGCTTCTCCGACGGCACGGCCGAGGCCTGGGCCGAGCGGGTGAGCGCACTGAAGGAGCGGGACGGGGTACGCATCGGGGCGGCGATCCACTCCGTACGGGCGGTCCCGGCGGACCAGCTGGCGACGGTGGCCCGCTGGGCCCAGGACCGGCAGGCGCCCCTCCACGTCCACCTCTCCGAGCAGACCGCCGAGAACGACGCCTGCCTGGCGGCCCACGGCCGCACGCCCACCCAGCTCCTCGCCGACCACGGCGTGCTCGGCGCACGGACCACGGGCGTCCACAACACCCACATGACGGACGCCGACATCGCCCTGATCGGCTCGTCGTCCACCGGCACGTGCATGTGCCCCACGACGGAACGGGACCTGGCCGACGGCATCGGCCCGGCCGTCGCCCTCCAGCAGGCCGGCTCCCCGCTCTCCCTCGGCAGCGACAGCCACGCCGTGATCGACCTCCTGGAGGAGGCGCGGGCGATGGAGCTGAACGAGCGCCTGCGCACCCGCACCCGGGGCCACTGGACGGCGGCGGCACTCCTCCGCGCGGCCACGGCCGACGGCCACGCGGCCCTCGGCCGGCCGGACGCGGGCACGCTGGAGACGGGCGCCCTCGCCGACTTCACGACGATCGCGCTGGACTCGGTCAGGACAGCGGGACCGGTACCGCGTCTGGCAGCCGAGACGGCGGTATTCGCAGCGTCGGCAGCGGACGTCCGGCACACGGTCGTGGGCGGACGTCACGTCGTACGGGACGGGGTCCACGGCTCCGTGCCGGACGCCGCCCAGGCCCTCGCGGACTCGATCGCCGCCCTGCGCGGCTGA
- the hutI gene encoding imidazolonepropionase — protein MNTGPAATNNPAASSAPTSANSAVATTATAIVNIASLVTNDPSLGDGSSLGLIQDAAVVVDGDRVVWVGESSKAPATDNRVDAGGRAVVPGFVDSHSHLVFAGDRTAEFNARMSGQAYAAGGIRTTVAATRAATDAELSANVARYLREALRQGTTTFETKSGYGLTVEDEARALRIAAEHTDEVTYLGAHIVPPDYADDPAAYVELVTGEMLDACAPYARWVDVFCEKGAFDGDQARAILTAGKAKGLHPRVHANQLTYGPGVQLAVELDAASADHCTHLTDADVDALANGSTVATLLPGAEFSTRAQWPNARRLLDAGVTVALSTDCNPGSSFTSSVPFCIALAVRDMGMTPDEAIWSATAGGAAALRRTDVGRLTVGARADLTVLDAPSHVHLAYRPGVPLVTEVWRAGVRVV, from the coding sequence ATGAACACGGGCCCCGCGGCGACGAACAACCCGGCGGCGAGCTCCGCCCCCACGAGCGCGAACAGCGCCGTGGCGACGACCGCCACCGCCATCGTCAACATCGCCAGCCTCGTCACCAATGACCCCTCTCTCGGTGATGGTTCGTCCCTGGGCCTGATCCAGGACGCGGCCGTCGTCGTCGACGGCGACCGGGTCGTCTGGGTCGGTGAATCCAGCAAAGCACCGGCCACTGACAACAGGGTCGACGCGGGCGGCAGGGCGGTCGTCCCCGGCTTCGTCGACTCCCACTCCCACCTGGTCTTCGCGGGCGACCGCACGGCCGAGTTCAACGCCCGCATGTCCGGCCAGGCGTACGCGGCGGGCGGCATCCGCACCACGGTCGCGGCGACGCGCGCCGCGACCGACGCCGAGCTCTCGGCGAACGTCGCCCGCTACCTCCGTGAGGCACTCCGCCAGGGCACGACGACCTTCGAGACGAAGTCCGGCTACGGCCTGACGGTCGAGGACGAGGCCCGCGCCCTGCGCATCGCCGCCGAGCACACCGACGAGGTCACGTACCTCGGCGCGCACATCGTCCCCCCGGACTACGCCGACGACCCGGCCGCGTACGTGGAGCTGGTGACCGGCGAGATGCTGGACGCGTGCGCCCCGTACGCCCGTTGGGTCGACGTCTTCTGCGAGAAGGGTGCCTTCGACGGCGACCAGGCCCGCGCGATCCTCACCGCCGGCAAGGCGAAGGGCCTGCACCCCCGGGTGCACGCGAACCAGCTCACGTACGGCCCCGGCGTCCAGCTGGCGGTCGAACTGGACGCGGCGAGCGCGGACCACTGCACGCACCTGACGGACGCCGACGTGGACGCGCTGGCGAACGGGTCGACGGTCGCGACCCTCCTCCCGGGCGCGGAGTTCTCCACGCGCGCGCAGTGGCCGAACGCCCGCCGCCTCCTGGACGCGGGGGTGACGGTCGCCCTGTCCACGGACTGCAACCCGGGCTCGTCCTTCACGTCCTCGGTCCCCTTCTGCATCGCCCTCGCGGTACGGGACATGGGCATGACCCCGGACGAGGCGATCTGGTCGGCCACGGCGGGCGGCGCGGCGGCCCTGCGCCGCACGGACGTCGGACGGCTGACGGTCGGCGCCCGCGCGGACCTGACCGTCCTGGACGCCCCGTCCCACGTCCACCTCGCCTACCGTCCGGGGGTCCCCCTGGTGACGGAGGTCTGGCGGGCGGGCGTGCGGGTGGTCTGA
- a CDS encoding GNAT family N-acetyltransferase — MSVRVVRPGELGEREIEAWRELRAKSGGPANPFMEPEFTRAVAEVRPRSRVAVWWEDGEPVGFLPYEKGLLGGGRAIGFGVSDSQGAVLRSGLRPGARALLRVCGLAVWEFDNLEDGQPVFEGAATEFFASPVIDVGEGYAAYEALLRVQSPKFLKTTLAKERRLGRQADGEVRFVFDERDPAALRTLMEWKSAQYRRTGRGDRFAQEWISALVRRLHTLRTPGCSGVLSVLYVGERPIAAHFGLRSRTVLSCWFPAYDPEFAKYSPGLVLHLRMAEAAAAAGIGMLDLGRGAAEYKDALKTGELTVHEGAVVRPGVRGALHWLRREPPLRVHRFVRTRPALAARGRAALNGLARLRGHR; from the coding sequence GTGAGCGTGCGCGTCGTGCGTCCGGGGGAGCTGGGCGAGCGCGAGATCGAGGCCTGGCGGGAGCTGCGTGCCAAGTCCGGCGGGCCGGCGAATCCCTTCATGGAACCGGAGTTCACCCGCGCGGTCGCCGAAGTCCGCCCGCGCTCGCGGGTCGCCGTCTGGTGGGAGGACGGCGAGCCGGTCGGCTTCCTGCCGTACGAGAAGGGTCTCCTCGGCGGGGGCCGTGCCATCGGTTTCGGGGTCTCCGACAGCCAGGGAGCCGTCCTGCGCTCCGGACTGCGCCCGGGAGCACGGGCGTTGCTGCGCGTCTGCGGTCTCGCCGTCTGGGAGTTCGACAACCTGGAGGACGGGCAGCCGGTCTTCGAGGGCGCCGCCACCGAGTTCTTCGCCTCGCCCGTGATCGACGTCGGTGAGGGGTACGCGGCCTACGAGGCCCTGCTCCGCGTCCAGTCGCCCAAGTTCCTGAAGACCACCCTCGCCAAGGAGCGCAGGCTCGGCCGCCAGGCGGACGGCGAGGTGCGCTTCGTCTTCGACGAGCGCGATCCGGCGGCCCTGCGCACCCTCATGGAGTGGAAGTCCGCCCAGTACCGCAGGACCGGCCGCGGCGACCGCTTCGCCCAGGAGTGGATCAGCGCCCTCGTCCGCCGCCTCCACACGCTCCGTACACCCGGCTGTTCCGGCGTCCTGTCCGTGCTGTACGTGGGGGAGCGCCCGATCGCCGCCCACTTCGGGCTGCGGTCCCGCACCGTGCTGTCCTGCTGGTTCCCGGCGTACGACCCCGAGTTCGCGAAGTACTCGCCGGGGCTCGTCCTCCATCTGCGGATGGCCGAGGCCGCTGCCGCCGCCGGGATCGGGATGCTGGACCTGGGGCGCGGCGCCGCCGAGTACAAGGACGCCCTGAAGACGGGGGAGTTGACGGTGCACGAGGGTGCCGTCGTCCGCCCCGGTGTGCGGGGTGCCCTGCACTGGCTGCGCCGGGAGCCCCCGCTGCGCGTCCACCGCTTCGTCCGCACCCGGCCGGCCCTCGCGGCCCGGGGGCGCGCCGCGCTCAACGGTCTCGCTCGTCTGCGGGGCCACCGTTAG
- a CDS encoding glycosyltransferase family 2 protein: MSSPPVPRPLSVAELDLDAPDGPVLGFRPAPGGPAVVPGDVYALVRLRGRPAATVVGTVADGEDPAEVLAALARRRLAQEGKPRTDAERLAAAREDAAEGSSEDASDALTPPRTSVVVATRERPESLARALDSLLVQDHPDFELIVVDNAPRTTDTHELVTRKYAQHAEYADRVRYVREDTPGLATAHNTGLAAAEGAVVAFTDDDVIADPHWLTALTAPFAGDPGLGCVTGLILPARLSTPAQVLLESHGGFAKGFAPRLYDPARPPADEPLFPFTAGSFGSGANMAFRADALRRAGGFDPATGTGTAARGGDDLYAFVAVLSAGFRLRYTSEALVWHHHRDTWQDLRNQAYGYGAGLTAYLTATLVRSPRLLPALLARLPRGLAHARAMTAQRGEIPEGGVPGEHGTQHHPWPASLSRLERRGMLYGPIGYAKARLRKADTR, encoded by the coding sequence ATGAGCAGCCCCCCTGTCCCCCGGCCCCTCTCCGTCGCCGAGCTCGATCTCGACGCCCCCGACGGGCCCGTCCTCGGCTTCCGGCCCGCGCCCGGCGGTCCGGCCGTCGTGCCCGGTGACGTCTACGCGCTGGTACGGCTCCGGGGCCGGCCCGCCGCCACCGTCGTCGGTACCGTCGCCGACGGCGAGGACCCCGCCGAGGTGCTCGCCGCCCTCGCCCGGCGGCGGCTCGCGCAGGAAGGGAAGCCCCGGACCGACGCCGAACGACTCGCCGCGGCCCGGGAGGACGCTGCCGAGGGCTCTTCCGAGGACGCTTCCGACGCGCTCACCCCGCCCCGTACCTCCGTTGTCGTCGCCACCCGTGAGCGGCCCGAGTCCCTCGCCCGGGCCCTCGACTCGCTCCTCGTCCAGGACCACCCGGACTTCGAGCTGATCGTCGTCGACAACGCGCCCCGCACCACCGACACCCACGAGCTCGTCACCCGCAAGTACGCCCAGCATGCCGAGTACGCCGACCGCGTCCGGTACGTCCGCGAGGACACTCCCGGTCTCGCCACCGCCCACAACACCGGACTGGCCGCCGCCGAGGGCGCCGTCGTCGCCTTCACCGACGACGACGTGATCGCCGACCCGCACTGGCTGACCGCCCTCACCGCGCCCTTCGCCGGCGACCCCGGTCTCGGCTGCGTCACCGGCCTCATCCTGCCCGCCCGGCTGAGCACCCCCGCCCAGGTCCTCCTCGAATCGCACGGCGGCTTCGCCAAGGGCTTCGCGCCCCGGCTGTACGACCCGGCCCGGCCGCCCGCCGACGAACCGCTCTTCCCCTTCACCGCCGGCAGCTTCGGCTCCGGCGCCAACATGGCCTTCCGCGCCGACGCCCTCCGCCGGGCCGGCGGCTTCGACCCGGCGACCGGCACCGGGACCGCGGCCAGGGGCGGCGACGACCTGTACGCCTTCGTCGCCGTCCTCTCCGCCGGCTTCCGCCTCCGCTACACCTCCGAGGCCCTCGTCTGGCACCACCACCGCGACACCTGGCAGGACCTGCGGAACCAGGCGTACGGCTACGGCGCCGGGCTCACCGCGTACCTCACCGCCACCCTGGTACGCAGCCCCCGCCTGCTGCCCGCCCTGCTCGCCCGGCTGCCGCGCGGCCTCGCCCACGCCCGGGCCATGACCGCCCAGCGCGGGGAGATCCCCGAGGGGGGCGTTCCCGGCGAGCACGGCACCCAGCACCACCCCTGGCCCGCCTCCCTCTCCCGACTGGAGCGACGCGGCATGCTCTACGGCCCGATCGGCTACGCGAAGGCCCGGCTGCGGAAGGCGGACACCCGATGA
- a CDS encoding polysaccharide deacetylase family protein: protein MSGAPLRTRIPVLLYHAVMEDPPDWIAEFTVPPKEFAAQLDAIVASGRTAVTVGALAAHFATGAPLPPRPVVLTFDDGFADLVGPTAEALAARDLPSTAYLTTGAITRGRPCLLPPAPMMTLAQAPLLEQYGMEVGAHTATHPQLDTLAPAALRRELRESKAVLEDVLGHEVRHLAYPHGYNSPAVRRAAAAAGYTSAVAVRHALSSGTDEIYRIARLILRRGHTVADIEQWMEGRGAKAAPYPDSLPTVGWRMYRRARALLRGPEFAG from the coding sequence ATGAGCGGCGCCCCCCTGCGCACCCGCATACCCGTCCTCCTCTACCACGCCGTGATGGAGGACCCGCCGGACTGGATCGCCGAATTCACCGTCCCGCCCAAGGAGTTCGCCGCCCAGCTCGACGCGATCGTGGCCAGCGGCCGTACCGCGGTCACCGTCGGCGCCCTCGCCGCGCACTTCGCCACCGGCGCCCCGCTGCCGCCCCGCCCCGTCGTCCTCACCTTCGACGACGGCTTCGCCGACCTGGTCGGGCCGACCGCCGAGGCGCTCGCCGCCCGCGACCTGCCGTCCACCGCGTACCTCACCACCGGGGCCATCACCCGCGGCCGGCCGTGTCTGCTGCCGCCCGCGCCGATGATGACCCTCGCCCAGGCGCCGCTCCTGGAGCAGTACGGGATGGAGGTCGGCGCGCACACCGCCACCCACCCGCAGCTCGACACCCTCGCGCCGGCCGCGCTCCGCCGGGAACTGCGGGAGTCCAAGGCGGTGCTGGAGGACGTCCTCGGGCACGAGGTCCGACATCTCGCCTACCCGCACGGCTACAACAGCCCGGCCGTACGGCGGGCCGCCGCGGCCGCCGGCTACACCTCGGCCGTCGCCGTCCGGCACGCGCTCAGCTCCGGGACCGACGAGATCTACCGCATCGCCCGGCTCATCCTGCGCCGCGGCCACACCGTCGCCGACATCGAGCAGTGGATGGAGGGGCGCGGGGCGAAGGCCGCGCCATACCCCGACTCGCTGCCCACGGTCGGCTGGCGGATGTACCGCAGAGCCCGCGCCCTGCTCAGGGGGCCCGAGTTCGCCGGCTGA